A region of Paenibacillus sp. JNUCC-31 DNA encodes the following proteins:
- a CDS encoding DUF3939 domain-containing protein, translating to MNRKKWKYVKLSGRRRLKQQMTYLLLLLLFALTASGCMYQSQSNADPKVAYRESINRIQTAVEAFQQDQGILPIVNADMETPKYEKFRIDLSKLKQQGYLDEIPGTAFESGGSAYFIIQDEEVKPTVKVMDLQTVQKVNDVQRMVNQYKSVHNNQLPSGEELYPGLYAVDMEKAAQAGAPGVTLNSVYSGQELPFMLNDEGDVYVDYAFDIMQAVEKSESPPTQAGDMREILLEHSYFVPVKSVAYAWENNAPVAQSK from the coding sequence ATGAACAGGAAGAAGTGGAAATACGTGAAGTTAAGCGGACGGCGACGTCTAAAGCAGCAGATGACTTATCTGCTGTTACTCCTGCTGTTTGCGTTGACAGCGAGTGGTTGCATGTATCAATCCCAGAGTAATGCTGATCCCAAAGTTGCTTACAGGGAAAGTATAAACCGTATCCAGACGGCCGTAGAAGCATTCCAACAGGATCAGGGGATTTTGCCCATAGTTAATGCAGATATGGAAACACCTAAATATGAAAAATTTAGAATCGATCTCTCCAAGCTGAAACAGCAGGGATATTTGGATGAAATTCCTGGAACAGCTTTTGAGAGTGGTGGGAGCGCTTACTTTATCATCCAGGATGAAGAAGTAAAGCCGACTGTTAAAGTTATGGATCTGCAAACGGTGCAGAAAGTTAATGATGTTCAGCGAATGGTCAATCAATACAAGTCGGTACATAACAATCAACTGCCAAGTGGGGAAGAACTGTATCCTGGGCTATATGCTGTCGATATGGAAAAAGCCGCACAGGCTGGTGCTCCGGGGGTTACGTTGAACAGTGTATACTCTGGTCAGGAGCTTCCTTTCATGCTGAACGATGAAGGCGATGTTTATGTGGATTACGCCTTTGACATTATGCAGGCAGTAGAGAAGTCGGAAAGTCCCCCGACTCAGGCAGGGGATATGCGTGAAATTCTGCTGGAGCATTCTTACTTTGTCCCTGTAAAATCAGTTGCTTACGCTTGGGAAAATAACGCCCCCGTTGCACAAAGCAAATAA
- a CDS encoding 2Fe-2S iron-sulfur cluster-binding protein has translation MDYTITFLPQNKTIRIKSGVTLLNAARRAGVKIATRCDGKAACLMCKVKVDAEHLAALHLPTDAEKRKLGSLLDAGTRLACQAKVRGSMVVHVPEDPLKAAIRKQLERQQQEEDDWF, from the coding sequence ATGGATTACACGATTACATTTTTACCACAAAACAAAACAATTCGGATAAAATCTGGGGTAACGCTGCTAAATGCTGCACGACGTGCAGGTGTGAAAATAGCGACCCGATGCGATGGCAAGGCAGCCTGCTTGATGTGTAAGGTGAAAGTGGACGCGGAACATCTTGCAGCACTACACTTACCAACGGATGCGGAGAAACGTAAGCTGGGTTCGCTGTTGGATGCGGGGACCCGACTTGCTTGTCAAGCGAAGGTGAGGGGATCGATGGTGGTTCACGTACCGGAGGATCCCCTGAAGGCCGCAATTCGCAAACAATTAGAGCGTCAGCAGCAGGAAGAGGATGACTGGTTCTAA
- a CDS encoding DUF2768 family protein, protein MNAMDKMWLSLVAILIMGLSVFLITFARAKTKGVVRGILSLIAFLIMLIGFFGGIASLT, encoded by the coding sequence ATGAACGCAATGGACAAGATGTGGCTGTCTTTGGTCGCAATCCTCATTATGGGACTATCTGTATTCCTGATTACGTTTGCTCGTGCCAAAACAAAAGGTGTTGTACGGGGGATTCTTTCATTAATTGCTTTTCTAATTATGCTGATTGGTTTTTTTGGCGGAATAGCTTCTCTGACCTGA
- a CDS encoding stage VI sporulation protein F translates to MGNNISKDALKAINKKTGKTITEGAVKKLASTVKPSTMQNEAQLRQLIKQVSAMAKVPVSEDTVQDIVSAVKKSGLNPNSMESLMKMMMKK, encoded by the coding sequence ATGGGTAACAACATTTCCAAAGATGCGCTGAAAGCGATCAACAAAAAAACAGGCAAAACGATCACAGAAGGTGCCGTTAAGAAATTGGCGAGTACAGTGAAACCGTCCACCATGCAAAATGAAGCTCAGTTGCGCCAATTGATCAAGCAAGTATCCGCTATGGCGAAAGTACCTGTATCTGAAGATACAGTTCAGGACATTGTAAGTGCCGTCAAAAAAAGCGGATTAAACCCAAACAGTATGGAATCATTAATGAAAATGATGATGAAAAAATAA
- a CDS encoding NAD(P)H-dependent glycerol-3-phosphate dehydrogenase, which translates to MSKKVAVLVAGSWGTALASVLAANQLDVIMWTRGEDQAAEINTKHTNQRYLPDAQLSPRIHATTDMATAVEGASAVLIVAPSSAMRSVAHQLKAYYKPEMLIIHATKGFETESLKRMSTVISEELECEEGRIVVLSGPSHAEEVVKRCPTTVVVASLDKAFAEAAQGLFMNAYFRVYTNRDMLGVELAGAFKNIIALGAGMSDGLNFGDNAKAALLTRGLAEITRIGVEMGANPLTFSGLAGIGDLVVTATSQHSRNWRAGSLLGQGQKLDDVLNSMGMVVEGIRTTQAAYFISQKYGVQMPIADQLYHVLFQEREPRDAVEALMGRDPKTEMEVMTLETWEQWHS; encoded by the coding sequence TTGTCTAAAAAAGTTGCTGTTCTGGTTGCAGGCAGTTGGGGAACTGCGCTCGCCAGTGTATTGGCTGCCAATCAGCTGGACGTGATCATGTGGACACGTGGTGAAGACCAGGCCGCAGAGATCAATACTAAACATACAAATCAACGTTACCTTCCTGATGCACAACTGTCACCCCGTATTCACGCAACTACGGATATGGCAACGGCAGTTGAAGGGGCTTCAGCGGTGTTAATTGTTGCTCCTTCATCGGCGATGCGTTCGGTGGCACACCAGCTTAAAGCGTATTACAAACCGGAAATGTTAATTATTCATGCAACCAAGGGGTTTGAAACGGAGAGCCTGAAACGAATGTCCACAGTCATCTCGGAAGAACTTGAATGTGAAGAAGGACGTATCGTTGTACTTTCCGGCCCAAGTCATGCGGAAGAAGTGGTAAAGCGTTGCCCAACAACGGTTGTTGTGGCTTCATTGGACAAAGCTTTTGCCGAGGCAGCTCAAGGTTTATTCATGAATGCCTATTTCCGTGTCTATACGAATCGCGATATGCTGGGGGTTGAATTGGCAGGAGCGTTCAAGAACATCATTGCTCTTGGTGCGGGGATGTCCGATGGGCTTAATTTTGGTGACAATGCAAAGGCTGCTTTGTTAACCCGTGGACTTGCTGAAATCACCCGTATAGGTGTCGAGATGGGTGCGAATCCGCTTACATTTTCTGGACTTGCAGGGATCGGCGATCTGGTCGTGACCGCAACAAGTCAGCACAGCCGTAACTGGAGAGCGGGTTCCCTGCTAGGTCAAGGACAGAAACTGGACGATGTTTTGAATTCCATGGGCATGGTTGTGGAAGGCATACGGACCACGCAGGCAGCTTACTTTATTTCTCAGAAATACGGTGTTCAAATGCCGATTGCAGATCAGCTGTATCACGTTCTTTTTCAGGAAAGAGAGCCGCGGGATGCGGTTGAAGCCTTAATGGGACGTGACCCGAAAACTGAAATGGAAGTCATGACGCTTGAAACATGGGAGCAATGGCATTCTTAA
- the plsY gene encoding glycerol-3-phosphate 1-O-acyltransferase PlsY — MILQIAAIVLSYLLGSISFSVLLAKALRGIDIRQHGSGNAGATNTLRILGKGPAILVLLLDVLKGIAAVWIGVWLSNGSDWIPALSGIAAIAGHNWPLYFRFRGGKGIATAIGVLVTLALVPALCAGVFAILSIVLTRYVSLGSLIFVALTPLFILMLPGYSMSIFWGSLIICLFAFWRHRTNIAKLAKGQENKLGSKNPGGGKRVV; from the coding sequence GTGATTTTACAAATCGCAGCGATTGTACTGAGCTATCTGCTCGGTTCAATCAGCTTTAGTGTCCTCCTTGCAAAAGCACTACGGGGGATCGATATCCGTCAGCACGGAAGTGGAAATGCGGGGGCTACCAATACATTGCGGATATTGGGTAAAGGACCGGCAATTCTGGTACTGCTGCTGGATGTACTTAAAGGTATTGCGGCTGTTTGGATTGGGGTTTGGCTCAGCAACGGTTCCGATTGGATTCCTGCACTCAGTGGGATTGCTGCTATTGCGGGACATAACTGGCCGCTGTACTTCCGTTTCCGTGGAGGAAAAGGCATCGCTACAGCCATTGGTGTGCTCGTGACTCTTGCTCTTGTTCCTGCGCTATGTGCCGGAGTATTTGCTATCCTGTCCATCGTATTGACACGATATGTTTCACTGGGTTCCCTGATTTTTGTAGCTTTGACACCGCTCTTCATCCTTATGTTACCTGGATATTCGATGAGTATCTTCTGGGGAAGTCTGATTATTTGTCTGTTTGCGTTCTGGAGACATCGTACCAACATTGCGAAGCTCGCCAAAGGACAGGAAAATAAATTGGGATCGAAAAACCCTGGAGGGGGAAAACGCGTTGTCTAA
- the der gene encoding ribosome biogenesis GTPase Der, with protein sequence MARPVVAIVGRPNVGKSTIFNRIIGDRLAIVEDKPGITRDRIYGIGEWNGKPFSIIDTGGIEIDGEDVILKSIRMQAELAIEEADVIVFMCDAKAGITQSDEEVAEMLYRSGKPIVVAVNKVDNIGRSELIYEFYGFGFGDPIGVSGSHGTGVGDLLDAIVEKLPELEEETYDDDVIRVALIGRPNVGKSSLVNAILGEERVIVSDVAGTTRDAIDTPFEKDGQRYVLIDTAGMRKRGKVYETTEKYSVMRAMRAIERADVVLIVINGEEGIIEQDKHIAGYAFEAGKASMFVVNKWDVVEKSDKTMNEFEKKIRDHFLFMTYAPVVFLSAKTKQRLQKLLPVVQRVAQQHSMRVQTHLLNDVVSDAVAINPPPTDKGRRMRINYVTQVAVKPPTMVIFVNDPELMHFSYERYLENKIRAAFDFEGTPIRIFTRRKSDEG encoded by the coding sequence ATGGCAAGACCCGTTGTGGCAATTGTCGGGCGACCGAATGTGGGTAAATCCACCATTTTTAATCGGATTATCGGCGACAGATTGGCCATTGTGGAAGACAAACCGGGCATTACCCGTGACCGTATATACGGAATCGGTGAATGGAACGGTAAACCATTTAGCATTATCGATACCGGTGGTATCGAAATCGACGGCGAGGACGTCATTCTAAAATCAATCCGGATGCAGGCGGAGCTCGCCATTGAAGAAGCGGATGTTATTGTATTCATGTGTGATGCAAAAGCAGGGATTACGCAATCTGATGAAGAAGTCGCAGAGATGTTGTACCGCTCAGGCAAGCCTATCGTTGTAGCCGTTAACAAAGTGGATAATATCGGGCGCAGTGAGCTCATTTATGAGTTTTATGGATTTGGGTTTGGTGATCCCATCGGAGTATCTGGAAGTCATGGCACAGGTGTAGGAGATTTGCTCGATGCGATCGTCGAGAAATTGCCTGAACTTGAGGAAGAGACTTACGATGACGACGTCATTCGTGTAGCTCTGATTGGACGCCCTAACGTGGGGAAATCTTCACTGGTAAACGCCATTTTGGGCGAAGAACGTGTTATTGTCAGTGATGTTGCTGGAACGACGCGTGACGCTATTGATACACCATTCGAAAAAGATGGCCAACGCTATGTGCTGATTGATACAGCAGGTATGCGTAAGCGCGGTAAAGTCTATGAAACGACGGAGAAATACAGCGTGATGCGTGCTATGCGTGCCATTGAGCGTGCAGATGTGGTTCTGATTGTTATTAATGGCGAAGAAGGCATTATTGAACAGGACAAGCATATTGCAGGTTATGCATTCGAAGCAGGCAAGGCCTCTATGTTTGTTGTAAACAAATGGGACGTTGTGGAGAAGTCTGATAAAACAATGAACGAGTTTGAGAAAAAAATTCGGGACCATTTCCTGTTTATGACTTACGCTCCGGTTGTATTTTTGTCAGCTAAAACAAAACAACGCTTGCAAAAATTGTTACCTGTTGTTCAACGTGTAGCACAGCAGCATTCCATGCGTGTTCAGACGCATTTACTTAACGATGTGGTATCTGACGCTGTGGCGATTAATCCTCCACCGACAGATAAAGGACGCAGAATGCGCATCAACTATGTGACGCAGGTTGCTGTTAAACCTCCAACCATGGTTATTTTTGTGAACGATCCGGAATTGATGCACTTTTCGTACGAACGCTACCTCGAGAATAAAATTCGTGCAGCGTTTGATTTTGAAGGGACGCCAATTCGCATATTTACTCGGAGGAAGTCCGACGAAGGTTAG
- the rpsA gene encoding 30S ribosomal protein S1, producing the protein MSEEMKNQEATQDELDQFVSLKKGDTVKGTIVKLEDNQAYVSIGYKYDGVIPIRELSSLHVDSASDAVEVGQEVEAKVLSIDDEKEKLVLSKRAIDSENAWDQLQKHFEDQDVFEVVVADVVKGGLVADVGVRGFIPASMVERHFVEDFSDYKGRTLRVKVKEIDRENNKVILSQKDVLEQEFEANKATVMAGLQEGQVIEGTVQRLTQFGAFVDVGGVDGLVHVSELAWTHVEKPSDVLSEGDKVNVKVLKVDPEKGKISLSMKAVQPGPWETAGDKFNSSDIVTGVVKRLVDFGAFVEIAPGVEGLVHISQISHKHIGTPHEVLKEGQEVQVKILDMNPSEQRVSLSIKETEEAPAQAPKSERPARNNAPREEINNPNVSMSNQGLSITLGERFGDKLSKFK; encoded by the coding sequence ATGTCGGAAGAAATGAAAAATCAAGAAGCAACCCAAGATGAGTTGGATCAATTCGTTTCCTTGAAAAAAGGAGATACCGTAAAAGGAACCATCGTCAAATTGGAAGATAACCAAGCCTATGTGAGCATTGGATATAAATATGACGGTGTAATTCCAATTCGTGAACTGTCTTCTTTACACGTAGACAGCGCGTCTGATGCAGTTGAAGTTGGACAAGAAGTTGAAGCTAAAGTACTTAGCATCGACGACGAGAAAGAAAAACTCGTACTGTCCAAACGTGCAATCGACAGCGAAAACGCTTGGGATCAATTGCAAAAGCATTTTGAAGACCAAGACGTATTCGAAGTTGTTGTAGCTGATGTTGTTAAAGGTGGTCTGGTTGCAGACGTGGGCGTACGTGGATTTATCCCGGCTTCCATGGTTGAGCGCCATTTCGTTGAAGATTTCAGCGATTACAAAGGACGCACATTGCGTGTTAAAGTGAAAGAGATCGACCGTGAGAACAACAAAGTGATCCTTTCTCAAAAAGACGTACTTGAGCAAGAATTCGAAGCAAACAAAGCTACGGTTATGGCTGGTTTGCAAGAAGGTCAAGTCATCGAAGGTACGGTACAACGCCTGACTCAATTCGGTGCATTCGTTGATGTAGGCGGAGTAGACGGTCTGGTTCACGTATCCGAGCTGGCTTGGACACACGTTGAAAAACCATCTGACGTCCTGTCTGAAGGCGACAAAGTTAACGTAAAAGTGCTGAAAGTTGATCCTGAAAAAGGTAAAATCAGCTTGAGCATGAAAGCTGTTCAACCAGGCCCTTGGGAAACAGCTGGCGACAAATTCAATTCCAGCGATATCGTAACAGGTGTTGTAAAACGTCTGGTTGACTTCGGTGCATTTGTTGAAATCGCTCCTGGTGTTGAGGGACTTGTGCATATCTCACAAATCTCCCACAAACACATTGGCACTCCTCATGAAGTGCTGAAAGAAGGACAAGAAGTTCAAGTTAAAATCTTGGACATGAACCCTTCTGAGCAACGTGTAAGCCTGAGCATCAAGGAAACAGAAGAAGCTCCTGCCCAAGCGCCTAAATCGGAAAGACCAGCAAGAAACAACGCTCCACGTGAAGAAATCAATAACCCGAACGTTTCCATGAGCAATCAAGGTCTGAGCATCACGCTCGGCGAGCGCTTCGGTGACAAACTCAGCAAATTCAAATAA
- a CDS encoding lysophospholipid acyltransferase family protein translates to MIYTFCSTLLRIIYTILFRLEAIGRENIPKEGGVLLCSNHISNFDPPTVGIKIRRQVRFMAKSELFDIPVLGRIIKAVGAFPVKRGGVSKESIKTSLNILRNGEVLGIFPSGSRHNDGGIGKKGAASFALRSGATVIPTAIIGNYKVFRKMKVVYGAPVNLDEFKEDPSGDALERATEKIMSKINEMVQTGVPSK, encoded by the coding sequence ATGATTTACACATTTTGCAGCACATTACTGCGGATCATTTACACCATTCTTTTCCGCCTGGAGGCTATCGGACGGGAGAACATCCCGAAAGAAGGCGGCGTACTTTTATGTTCCAATCATATCAGTAACTTTGACCCTCCAACGGTAGGTATCAAGATTCGCCGTCAGGTGCGATTTATGGCCAAAAGCGAATTGTTTGATATTCCGGTCTTAGGCCGAATTATCAAAGCCGTAGGCGCTTTCCCGGTTAAACGCGGAGGTGTCAGCAAGGAATCCATTAAGACTTCACTCAACATTTTGCGTAATGGTGAAGTGCTTGGCATTTTCCCTTCAGGAAGCCGTCACAATGATGGAGGCATCGGTAAAAAAGGGGCAGCGAGCTTTGCACTCCGAAGTGGTGCTACTGTTATTCCTACTGCTATTATCGGTAACTACAAGGTTTTTCGTAAGATGAAAGTTGTGTATGGAGCACCTGTTAATTTGGACGAGTTCAAAGAAGATCCATCCGGAGATGCTCTGGAGAGAGCGACGGAGAAGATTATGTCCAAGATTAACGAAATGGTGCAAACGGGCGTGCCGAGCAAGTAA
- the cmk gene encoding (d)CMP kinase — MASQNTSENGKMNVAIDGPAGAGKSTVARLVAEALAYIYVDTGAMYRAVTLHMLRKGISPEDVPEVLQETQKLVIDLQPDPDGQKVFCNGEDVTSEIRSREVTGIVSRYAQIEGLRTQLVDTQRQMALRKGVVMDGRDIGTTVLPDAEVKIFMTASVEERALRRFKELDPSEGLTLQQLERDIATRDKLDEGREISPLRCAEDATVLDTTKMSIHEVVDKIVSYCTMVRGEIGL, encoded by the coding sequence TTGGCAAGCCAGAACACATCAGAGAACGGGAAAATGAACGTTGCAATTGACGGACCTGCCGGTGCCGGGAAAAGCACGGTGGCCCGATTGGTTGCAGAGGCGCTCGCGTATATATACGTCGACACTGGCGCAATGTACCGTGCGGTAACCCTGCATATGCTTCGGAAAGGAATCTCACCGGAAGATGTGCCAGAGGTGCTTCAGGAAACCCAAAAGCTGGTCATTGATTTACAACCGGATCCCGACGGACAGAAAGTGTTCTGTAATGGGGAAGATGTAACCTCGGAAATCCGCTCCCGTGAAGTGACGGGAATCGTGTCCCGATATGCGCAAATCGAGGGGCTGCGTACACAATTAGTGGATACACAGCGGCAAATGGCTTTGCGCAAGGGCGTCGTCATGGATGGACGCGATATCGGAACGACAGTACTGCCCGATGCGGAAGTGAAAATCTTCATGACTGCCAGTGTGGAAGAGCGTGCACTTCGCCGCTTCAAAGAACTGGACCCCTCTGAAGGACTGACGTTGCAGCAACTTGAGCGAGATATTGCCACCCGTGATAAATTGGATGAAGGTCGGGAGATTTCCCCGCTTCGTTGTGCTGAGGACGCTACTGTGCTCGATACAACCAAGATGAGCATCCATGAAGTGGTTGACAAAATCGTGTCTTATTGCACAATGGTCAGAGGAGAGATCGGTCTATGA
- a CDS encoding flagellar brake protein, with product MFPKINEVLYIQIASVDEKEESKEYKSRIADVDDNSFLIEVPMQQGSSRLKRLFFGEELSISYITEDGVNHYFNTYVTGFEEDVVRLVRIRKPLPDDITKIQRRSFLRVHANLEMAIQSEDLTRAVGLTEDIGGGGLSIHGEPGFIIAEGQKLKCWLLIPYRNGAIEHANFEAEVVRIKTTETGRQLCMLKFVQITDSERQKIIKFCFERQLDYRTK from the coding sequence AGAGTACAAATCACGCATTGCAGATGTGGACGATAACAGTTTTTTGATCGAAGTTCCCATGCAGCAAGGAAGCAGTCGGTTAAAAAGGTTGTTTTTTGGCGAGGAGTTGTCCATTTCTTATATTACGGAAGATGGGGTCAATCATTATTTCAACACGTACGTGACCGGATTTGAAGAAGACGTTGTCCGGCTTGTACGAATTCGCAAGCCCTTACCGGATGATATTACCAAAATCCAGCGTCGCAGTTTTTTGCGTGTTCATGCAAATCTTGAAATGGCCATTCAGAGTGAAGATCTGACCCGTGCAGTGGGGTTGACTGAAGATATTGGGGGCGGTGGGTTATCCATACACGGTGAACCTGGCTTTATCATTGCTGAAGGACAGAAGCTGAAATGCTGGTTGCTGATCCCCTATCGTAATGGGGCAATTGAACATGCGAATTTTGAAGCTGAAGTGGTTCGAATCAAAACCACGGAAACAGGCAGACAGCTATGCATGTTAAAGTTCGTACAGATTACGGATTCGGAACGACAGAAGATCATCAAGTTTTGCTTTGAACGACAATTAGATTATCGTACGAAATAA